GCAGAACAGTCCGACCTGGGACAGATAGGAGGATTGCTTGCCGGCATCGGCTTGAACGGAAACGGGCCCGCCGGGCGGCTGGTCACGGACGAACAGCAGAACCAGTGGAAGAATGACGATCAGATTCAGCACGGCCAGAAAAACGAAGGCCGAGCGCCATCCGTAGGTCGTCTCCAGGTAGATCATCAGCGGAAAGCCGATGGCCGACCCCAGCGGGCTGCCGACCATCCAGATCGAGCTGGCGCGGGCCTGCTCCCGGCGGGGAAACCAGCGCTTCACCAGCGAATTCGTGATCGAGAACTGCGGGCCTTCCGCGATCCCTAGGAAAATACGGCAGCCCAGCATCAAGGGAAACGACGAGACCGCGGCCATCACGGCCATGACCACGCCCCAGGCCGCGCTCCCCGCCGCCAGCGTGCGCCGCAGGCCGTAGACGTCGCCGATAAAACTCAAGAGCAAGCCCGAACAGCCGTAAGCGAACACGAACGCGGTCATCAGCAGACCGAGCAGAGTCGGATTGAAGCCGGTCCCCATCGCATTCTGGAAGTCGGTGTTGGTGAACAGCACGGCCACGCTGATGCGATCGAAGAACGCCGACAGCACCGCGAGGAACAGGACGAAAGCGATCGCCCAACGGAGCCGCGTTGCCGGCCGCTCCGTTTCATCCGAAGCCGCTGGGGCGGTAGCCGGTGCGTTTGCTGCCAGATCTTGTGTGGCCATGTGCTCTCTCCATCGAAGATGGACGCGAGACAGGAGCCGCCGCCTGCTCTTGTCTCGCGCGCCGGTCCGGGTTGCGTCAGTCGGTCGGAAGCGCGAGCGCGGTATCGACCAGCGCGCTGGCGCGGGCGAAGTCGTACGAGCGGTACATGTTGGTTTTCACCAGATACGAGGCGCCGCCGTAGAACTTTTCATATTGCTGGTGACGGTTCGCGAATTCCGTCCCGATGAAGTCCCAGGCGAGCCGCATCAGGCGGACGCGATCGCGGGCGTTCATCTTTCCGGACACGAAGTAGCGGTTGATGATCGGCGCCGCCTCCGGATTTTCGAAGTCCTTCTTGGACGACGGCAGCGTGATCATGCCCGCGCCCGTCAGCTCGCGCACGATATCGATCATGTGCGGGTTGATCTGCGATTGCAGCGCCATGACGGCGTAAAGCGCCGCCCTCGAGGGCCACATGATGCCATCTTCGTCGACCGGCCCGATCGCCTCGTGCGAGTACAGCATGTTCTCGACGAGCGACGCATAGGCGGCGAGCTCGCCCATCTCGACCTGCACGGGAGGAGCCGCATCGTTGCCGGTGGCCTCGTTCATGCGCTTGGCGAGACCCAGCAGGAACCGCAGCTTGGTGGCGAAGCGGGACTGCGCCTGGTGATTGCCGTACAAATGCGACGGCGTCTGCCACCACTGGCCGAAGCACAGTTCGGGATTGCGGTAGATGAACACGTGCTCCCACGGCACATGAACGTCATCGAGCACGACGAAGCAGTCGGTCTCGTCGAAGCGGCTGGTCAGCGGATAGTCTTCGGCGTTGGTCGCCAGCATCGGGAAAGCGCGGCGTGAAAAAAGCTTCAGCCCCGGCGCGTCGATCGGGATCACGCAACTGATGGCGTAGGCCTCATCGCCGGCGCGCAACGGCGTGATGCAGCTGATCTGAACATAATCCGCGAAGACGGCGCCGGTCGCGAGCTGCTGTCCGCCTTTGACGACGATGCCGGAGTCGGTCTCCTTGACCACGCCCGCATACAGCGTCGGATCGCTCTGTTGGTGGGCGGGTTTGCTGCGGTCGATCTGCGGCGGCACGATCGCGTACACGACGTATTTGTGATTGTCGCGGATGTGCTTGTAGAAATTCACCACGTTCTCGGCATAACCGGCGCCGCCGCGCGCGAAGAATTGCGGCTTGGCCGCGAAGCCTGCGAAGAAATTCGAGACGTGATCGGGTGTGCGGCCCATGAGCCCGTAGGTCTGCTCGGCCCAGCCCTCCGCCGCGATGCGCTTGGCGCGAAGATCGGCATGGGTGTGCGGGATCTGGAAGCACCGCCACACCGGGCCGCCGGTGTCGGGCGACGTGTAGGTCATCCGCTCGCGGTTCTCCGGCGCGGCGGCATAGTCGAACAGCCGCGCATAGGTGCGCGCGCTGCCGGCGAAAGCCGGATGCGACGTCGGATCGCTGACGCGTTCGCCATCGACGAAGATGGTTCGCTTGCTGCGCTTCAGATCGGCCAGGAAACTTTCCCCGCTGCGCAGGGGCGTCGCTTTCGTTGCCGCGGTGCTCATGGCGTTTCTCCCTTTGAGCTGACTGCACTGAACTTGTGTCGGTCGGATCAGATAATTACGTAATTTACGTACAAGATGTACCTATATGATGAACGTGTCAACGGGATAGAACTGTGGTAATTTCAGCAGGGTGCGCTGCAAAAATCGGCAGTGGCGGGTGTTGCGGCGCGGCCGCGTGTGCGCTTCAAAAGGAAGAAAGCACCAATGAATTCGAAGGTTTACCGGCCCCCTTCATCGATCAGCCGCAAGGAATTCGTCGTGGACGGTTCTGACGCCGCCTTTCGACGAAGCATTTATGCGCTGGTGCACTCCGTGAGCCGGCTGCTGTTATGCCGCGATGCCTTCGGGCGCGAACTCGACCTCACTCCGAGCCAGTTTGCGGTGCTCATGGGCGTCGCGCACGGCCAGGGCGAAGACGGCATCACGATCCGCGAACTCGCCGAGGACGTCGGGCTGGCGCGAACTCATGTCACGACGGAAGTCGGCCGCCTCGAGGGCGAAGGCCTGTTGACCAAAAATCCGAGCACCATCGACCGGCGGAGCGTTCACGTGACACTGACGCCGAAGGCGGAGGCCGAAATCGCGCGGGTGACGCCGTTCGTCCGGCTGGTGAACGATGCCCTGTTTCGCGACATCGATTCGAAGTCGCTTGACGTCGCCCAGCGCGTGGCGCGGCAGCTCATTCTGAATTCGGAAATGGCGTTCGCCGAAATCCGCCGTCACAATCTTCAATCCGCAACGGCTGACGAGCAGTCCCTTGGACAGGGGCGCCAGGAGCGCACCGCGTCTACCAGCCGTGCAGCCAGGGATCGCTCTCGGGCGGCGCCGCGATCGAACGATCAGCGTGCAGCTGCCGGTAACGGCCGCCGTGAAAAACCAGCGGATGGGCGTCGTTCTCGGTGAAGGCGGTGACACGGCCGACGATGATCTCGTGATCGCCACCCTCGTGACGCGCATAAGTCTCGCACTCGAACGTGCATAGTCCGCCGCGCAGAAGCGGCACGCCGTGGGCATTGCGTTGCGGAGCGAGGCCGGTCCACTTCTCGGCGCCGCCCTTCGCAAAGCGATTGGACAGTTCGGTCTCGTGCTCGGCGAGAATGGTCACGCCGAAATGCGTCGCCTTCTGCCAGAGCGCGAAAGTCTGCGCATTGTTGGCCAGGCTGAACAGGACCAGCGGCGGCGCGAGCGATACCGAGTTGAACGAGCTCACGGTCGAACCAAGCAACGTGTCGTCGACGTTGGCGGTCACGACCGCAACCCCGGTCGCGAACTTGCCCAAGGCATTGCGAAATTGGCGGTCGGTGAAGCTCATTCTTTCCTCCTGGTAGTCCGCTGGCCGAAGCGAGGTATCATCAAACAGGTCCGGACGAAAAGATACAGTTTTTATGTACAAAATGTATATACTTTGTCAACCGGTCCGGCGATGACATGACGCGAACGCGGTCTGGAGGCCCGCCGGCTCTTGTGGCACTCAACCGACGTGTCTGCTGGAGTCTCGCAGGTCAGCTTTTGATCCATAGATGAAAGCGAAGCGGCAGGCGATATGGCGCTGCAACGTCCTCGATAAGGGCAAAAATGACATTCCGCGTCTTGATTATCGGTGGCACGGGACAGGTCGGAGACGCGGTCGTGCGTGCGCTGGTAGCAGAACCGTCCTGTGCTGAAGTCGTGATGGTCAATCGCCGGACGGTTCCTTCGAACGCCAATTCTTGCGTGCGACAGGTGATCTTGGATACGGCAGATGCCCAGTTTTCAACCGAAGTGGCCAAGGTTGCGCTGAGCCTGGTCGCGCAAGGCGATCCCGTCTACGGGGCATCCTGCGTTGGCGTCGGCCAAGGCAGCATGAAGTGGGAGGAGCTGAAGGCTCTCGAAATCGGCGTCGTCGGAGGTTTTGCCCGCGGCTGTCACGCCGGCGGCGTCCGGCGATTTTCCCTGCTCTCCGCAGTGGGGAGTAGTGCCGGCAGCAGGATCCGTTATGTGCGGGTCATGGGAATGAAAGAAGAAGCGGTCTCTGGGATCGGATTCCAACGCCTCGCGATTTTTCGTCCGGGAATTATCGCAGGCAATGCTCACACTCCGGCCTATGTGGCCTGGCTGGGCCGGCTTGTTCCCGGACGTTTTGGCGCGATCGAGCAGGACGATATCGGGCGCGCCTTTGCCGCTGAATTCATGAACAGCGGCGCCCCGAACGGGACGTTCTATCTCGAAAATGATGCGATGAGGCAGATGTCTCGCGCCTTGAGCAACCGCGTCTGATCTTGCGGCTGCGTTGCAGGCGACGTCCTTTTGCGCCGGTCAGCGCCGCGCTCGCAACCAATGGTCGAGGCTGAGACGCCCTGCGGCTCTGACAAACAAGACAATGATGCCGCCCATGATCGAGACGTTCTTCCAGAAGTGAATTTCCTGGTTGACGCGTTGCGCCGCGGGCGAACTCCAATAGGCGTGGGAACTGAACGCAGCGACGATCGTGAAGATCAGCATGACGATCGTGGTGTATCGCGTCGCGAAACCCAGAATCAGAAAGAGCCCTCCGAAAAATTCGCTCGGGACGGAGATGTAGGCCATCCATTCCGGCAGCCCTTTCGGCGGAAAGGTTTTGCCAACTCCGGCAATATTGAAAATCTTGCCCCAGCCGGACTGGAAAAAGATCCAGCCGATCAACACCCGCCCGACCAGCAGCAGGAAGTCCTGCCAGAGCACGGCCACGCCGTCCGCATAAGACAAAAGGCGATGCGAAGAAGGCGCGCTATCCTGCGAGGTCATCGTTCGTCGATCCTGTGTGCGCCGCCCGCGGGGGTCATGTCACAAGATGGACGCGCGCTGTGTCACGATTGAGTGACCATCATCGCGATACCGTCACGGTTGTTCGCAGCACTTAACGTGGCGCGACCGTGGCGACAGTGCGCTCCAACATTCCGCGCACGCATCGGGCGGTGTCCGACCATCGGGTCGCCCGATATTTTGCGCGGATCGCGTCCTCTCTTTGCGTCAGCGACTCCGGGCGGTCGATATAGCTGGCGAGTTTGCCGGCCAGCATCTCCGGATCGTGAGCGTCGATGACGTCAACCAGATCGGGCGCGATTTCGGCGAGCCCGCCGCAGGTTGTCGCGAGACAGACCTTGCCGCGCGCCAAGGCCTCCGCCACAGGCAGGCCGTAACCCTCGCCGAGGCTCGGGTAAACAGTGAGCCAGGCATGGCGATACAGCACCTCGAGATCACCGTCGCTGACGCCGGTGAGCCGCATCACCCGATGACCGAAGCTCTGCGGCTGCGCCAGCAACTGCGCCGTCGCGGCATCGGGCGCGCCATCGCCGGCCAGCAGCAACCATGGGGTTCGCTCGCCGAACCGCGACCACAGCCGCTGCCACGCAAGCAGCAGCAGGCGATGATTTTTGCGCGGGATGAGGGTCGAAACGAACAGCGCATAGGTCCGCTTCACCAAGTCATGGATATCCTCGCGTTCAGAGACCGTGGCGGCGGCGATACCCGTGTCGGGCACATCGGCCAGCCGGCACACGGATGTCGCGCCTCGCACGGCCCAGCCCGCATGAGCACGCAACTCCTGGAGCGTGTTTTCGGAATTGCAGACGACGGCGCTGCAGAGCGGCAGGAAGCCTTCAATGCCGCGGCGGAACTGCTCGCTATGATACGGCGCCGTCCACCGCGGATGCGACAACAGCATCACGTCGTGGACGAACGCCGCGACGATTGCTCCCCCTGACCGCGCCATCGCCGCCATCTGTGGCGCATAGCCGCCGAGCCAGAACGAACCCGGTGCGAACAGACAATCACCCGGACTGAATTGAGCCGGCTTGAGTTGCAGGCCGGCGCGACGCGCCCAACCCAGGAAAAGCGTCACGCCGTTCAATCGGGGGAACATCGCAAAGCGCAGCGGCCGCGGCAGCGAACTGATCATTCCTTTCCTCAGTCCGGAGCGCAACGACTGCGCCTGCCATACGCTGTTCTCGTAGTGACGCTTCAGCGCCGGGAAGAACGCGGACAGGGTGCTGCCGAATGCCTCCGGCCCGGCCCAGAGGGGCCGCCGCCAAACCGGGTCCCAGAGCAGAAGCCGCACCTCGGCAAAGCTCTCGCCTCGTTCGCGGATCAGGGCGTCAGCAAGCCCCAGGATCACGCGGCTGATTCCGATCGGATGGTTGACCAGGTTGAATTGACCAAACAGCTCATTGATGTCGATCCAGAGCACACCCGGTTTGGTCGTTGGCGGCATCGGTCGGAATGGCGTTGCGGGTGACGGGATCTCGATCACACGATCAGCACGATGCAGGTGGAGATGGTCAAGGCCATTCACGGCACGGACCAAGCCGCCGTCAAGCGCAGCGCAGACAGCGCCTGCTAAGTGCCGGTATCCGACAAGGGGACGCTGTCGTCGGATAGCGGACGCAGCATCATGATGGCAGCCGTGCTGGCGATGGTTGAGGCAATGTCGACATCGTGCGGCGTCGCTTTGCGCGGATTCTTGAAATAGAGCGAAAAGGCGCCGAGGACACGTCCATCCGTGGCCGTGATTGGAAACGACCAGCAGGCCCGATAATCAAACTCCCTGGCCAATCCAAGCCAGGGCTTCCAGCCTGGCTCCTCGAGCACATCGGGCGTGAGAACGGGGTGTCGCATCGCCGCGGCCAAGCCGCAGGCCAACGATGTTGGGCCGATCGGGAAGTTGTCGACCTGTATGGCATAGGCCTCAGGCATTCCAATGATGTGGTGCAGCCCGGCATCGTCGGCGTTGTAAAACGCCGCCCTGGTGTCCCCTCCGAGGTGCTCAACCGCGGTGCGGACCAGTATGCCGAGCGAGTCGGCCAGTGTCGGGTTCGGAGCCGACGGAGGCCGCGCTGGTTTCGCGGAGCCTCCTCGTGCGCTGCGCTCGATGCACGACACGAGTTTCGCGATGATTTCGCCATCGAACTCGCGGGACGCGCGGACACAAACATGGATGGGCGAGAGCTTCGGCAGGAACGTGTCGCGGCACACTTTCAGATCCGGCGGAACGTCCCGCGCCACCAGAGCGAAATAGCCGAGCTTGGCGTGGATCGCTTCCATCACGGAATTCAAATCGCTGGCCACGACCTTGACGGCATAACCGATATTCGCGCGGTCAAAAGCCGTCCGTGCAACCTCGTCGCCGACCGAGCCGGGGCAGCTCAGCCACGGCACCTTCGCGCCGGCAGGTATCGCAAGGTCGGGAGCGGACACCCACTCCATAGGCTCCGTCCACGACTTCACCGCATCTGGCACGGGATGAGTCGCCAGCTGGACGATCACATCAAGATGACCCGCGTCGTAGCGCTTTTCGATATTCTCTGAACGATCGAAACAGAATTGGACGTCGGACAAGCCCTCGTCACGGCAGCAGGACACCAGCTCTCTCAACAAGCTGCTGCCATACATGGAAGACAGACCCAGGCGGGGGCCGCGGCCGTCCGTTGCGAGGATCTGGTCATTGATTGCGATCAGTCTGCGAGCCTGCTCACTGACCGTCTGACCGCGTTCGGTCAACGTGATGTGGGCCACGCCCTTCACGAACAGATTGTCGCCCAGGATGGACTCGAGCCGCTTCACCTGAGCGCTGATGGCCGATTGCGTGAGGCCGAGCGCCGCCGCAGCCTTGGTGAAGCTTCCCGTTTCCAGGATTGTCACGAAGGCGCGCAGCGCCTCGATGGGCAGATTTAGCGCTTCATGCCGCCGCTGCATCGGTAGCCCATCTTTCCAGATGGAACTTTATACGATCGCCCCGCTTTGGCTTTTTTTAATCGCTTATCAAAATCATTTATTGTCGATATTGATGGATCACAAAATTTATATGTAATGATGCGAACAGAACGCAAACGGCGTTGCGCCGAACAGTGGGCGACAGGGCAGTGGCTCAGCCGGCTTTCGCGGCCTGAAGCAGCTCCCGCACCTTTGTTGCCAGCGTCTCGACCGCGTAGGGCTTGATGATCACGTGCACGTCGGGGTCCAGCACGCCGTGATGCACGATGGCATTGCGCGTGTAGCCGGTGGTGAACAGCACGGGGAGGCCGGGCCGGCGCGCCTTGACCTCACCCGCGAGCACCCGCCCGTTCATCCCGGGCATCACCACGTCGGTGATCATCAGCGCGATGTCCGGGCGGGCGTCGATCTGGCCGAGTGCCTGGATGCCGTTTTCGGCTTCGATCGTCGTGTAGCCGAGCTCGGCCAGCATTTCGATCACGACCTTGCGCACTTCGGCGTCGTCCTCGACCACCAGGAGAGTTTCGTTATTGCCGACGACCGCGGCATCGCCGCCGCGCACCGTCCGCCGCTGCGCGAGGTCGGCATCGCCGAAATGGCGCGGTAGGTAGAGCTTCACCGTGGTGCCCTGGCCGGGTTCGCTGTAGATCGCGATGTGCCCTCCTGACTGCTTGATGAAGCCGTGAACCTGGCTGAGCCCGAGGCCCGTGCCCTGGCCGGCCGGCTTGGTGGTGAAGAACGGATCGATGGCCCGCGCGATGACGTCGGCGGTCATGCCCGAGCCGGTGTCGGCGACCGCGACCATCACATATTGGCCGGCGCTGACGTCGGGGCGGGTCGCCGCATAAGCGTCGTCGAGCGCTGCGTTTGCGGTCTCGATGGTGAGCTTGCCGCCGCCGGGCATGGCGTCGCGGGCATTGACCGCGAGATTGATGATTGCGTTTTCGAGGCCCGAATTGTCCGCGAAGCAGCGCCACAGCCCGCCCGCCAGCACGGTCTCGATGTGGATGCTTTCCGGGATCGTGCGGCGCAGGATCTCGCCCATGCCGGCAATCAGCTTGTTGCCGTCCATCACCTCCGGCGCGAGCGGCTGCTGCCGGGAGAACGCCAGTAGCCGCGACGTCAGATTGGCAGCGCGCTCGGCGCCGTCGATCGCGGCGTTGACGAATTTGTCGACGTCGGTGTCGCCGCGCTGCAGCCGCCGCTGCAACAGGCGAAGCGCGCCGAGCACCACCGACAACATGTTGTTGAAGTCGTGGGCGATGCCGCCGGTGAGCTGGCCGATCGCCTCGATCTTCTGCATCTGCACGAGCTGCGCCTCGGTCTCCATGCGCCGTTTGACTTCGGCGGTGAGCTTGGTGTTGCTCTGCGACAGCTCAAAGGTGCGCTCGGCGACCTGGGTCTCCAGGCTCGAGGTGAGGCTCCG
The Rhodoplanes sp. Z2-YC6860 genome window above contains:
- a CDS encoding LysR family transcriptional regulator, with product MQRRHEALNLPIEALRAFVTILETGSFTKAAAALGLTQSAISAQVKRLESILGDNLFVKGVAHITLTERGQTVSEQARRLIAINDQILATDGRGPRLGLSSMYGSSLLRELVSCCRDEGLSDVQFCFDRSENIEKRYDAGHLDVIVQLATHPVPDAVKSWTEPMEWVSAPDLAIPAGAKVPWLSCPGSVGDEVARTAFDRANIGYAVKVVASDLNSVMEAIHAKLGYFALVARDVPPDLKVCRDTFLPKLSPIHVCVRASREFDGEIIAKLVSCIERSARGGSAKPARPPSAPNPTLADSLGILVRTAVEHLGGDTRAAFYNADDAGLHHIIGMPEAYAIQVDNFPIGPTSLACGLAAAMRHPVLTPDVLEEPGWKPWLGLAREFDYRACWSFPITATDGRVLGAFSLYFKNPRKATPHDVDIASTIASTAAIMMLRPLSDDSVPLSDTGT
- a CDS encoding 4-hydroxyphenylacetate 3-hydroxylase family protein, with amino-acid sequence MSTAATKATPLRSGESFLADLKRSKRTIFVDGERVSDPTSHPAFAGSARTYARLFDYAAAPENRERMTYTSPDTGGPVWRCFQIPHTHADLRAKRIAAEGWAEQTYGLMGRTPDHVSNFFAGFAAKPQFFARGGAGYAENVVNFYKHIRDNHKYVVYAIVPPQIDRSKPAHQQSDPTLYAGVVKETDSGIVVKGGQQLATGAVFADYVQISCITPLRAGDEAYAISCVIPIDAPGLKLFSRRAFPMLATNAEDYPLTSRFDETDCFVVLDDVHVPWEHVFIYRNPELCFGQWWQTPSHLYGNHQAQSRFATKLRFLLGLAKRMNEATGNDAAPPVQVEMGELAAYASLVENMLYSHEAIGPVDEDGIMWPSRAALYAVMALQSQINPHMIDIVRELTGAGMITLPSSKKDFENPEAAPIINRYFVSGKMNARDRVRLMRLAWDFIGTEFANRHQQYEKFYGGASYLVKTNMYRSYDFARASALVDTALALPTD
- a CDS encoding DoxX family protein, with amino-acid sequence MTSQDSAPSSHRLLSYADGVAVLWQDFLLLVGRVLIGWIFFQSGWGKIFNIAGVGKTFPPKGLPEWMAYISVPSEFFGGLFLILGFATRYTTIVMLIFTIVAAFSSHAYWSSPAAQRVNQEIHFWKNVSIMGGIIVLFVRAAGRLSLDHWLRARR
- a CDS encoding MarR family winged helix-turn-helix transcriptional regulator, which produces MNSKVYRPPSSISRKEFVVDGSDAAFRRSIYALVHSVSRLLLCRDAFGRELDLTPSQFAVLMGVAHGQGEDGITIRELAEDVGLARTHVTTEVGRLEGEGLLTKNPSTIDRRSVHVTLTPKAEAEIARVTPFVRLVNDALFRDIDSKSLDVAQRVARQLILNSEMAFAEIRRHNLQSATADEQSLGQGRQERTASTSRAARDRSRAAPRSNDQRAAAGNGRREKPADGRRSR
- a CDS encoding hybrid sensor histidine kinase/response regulator, which codes for MAAFRSPAFSFRTILFLIAIAGVLPAVVFSGLLLKRFADNERARAERGLVDSTRAIARGIDSQFATAEAAVLALSGSAFLQTGNLADFEKRARRTAADTGRDFVLVGSGGRQLMNTLVPEGTPLGTNFPNLLAKVFSERRTVITEVFQGKSSNRLLAAIGVPVIVDGAVRYALSATLYAKDFAPVMQEPGVPDDWIISIVDRNGVHMARSHGNEQYAGKPLVPRLIEHMKSGGTGVLRNTSLEGIPLITTVQYAPKSQWAVAVGLPVSMLATPLWETLTQLLIIAIVLAALSFFLAFLVARSLDLSIGELSSAASALGRGAVIEPLQSNVKEFNVIGDILARTSMTLRSLTSSLETQVAERTFELSQSNTKLTAEVKRRMETEAQLVQMQKIEAIGQLTGGIAHDFNNMLSVVLGALRLLQRRLQRGDTDVDKFVNAAIDGAERAANLTSRLLAFSRQQPLAPEVMDGNKLIAGMGEILRRTIPESIHIETVLAGGLWRCFADNSGLENAIINLAVNARDAMPGGGKLTIETANAALDDAYAATRPDVSAGQYVMVAVADTGSGMTADVIARAIDPFFTTKPAGQGTGLGLSQVHGFIKQSGGHIAIYSEPGQGTTVKLYLPRHFGDADLAQRRTVRGGDAAVVGNNETLLVVEDDAEVRKVVIEMLAELGYTTIEAENGIQALGQIDARPDIALMITDVVMPGMNGRVLAGEVKARRPGLPVLFTTGYTRNAIVHHGVLDPDVHVIIKPYAVETLATKVRELLQAAKAG
- a CDS encoding glycosyltransferase produces the protein MPPTTKPGVLWIDINELFGQFNLVNHPIGISRVILGLADALIRERGESFAEVRLLLWDPVWRRPLWAGPEAFGSTLSAFFPALKRHYENSVWQAQSLRSGLRKGMISSLPRPLRFAMFPRLNGVTLFLGWARRAGLQLKPAQFSPGDCLFAPGSFWLGGYAPQMAAMARSGGAIVAAFVHDVMLLSHPRWTAPYHSEQFRRGIEGFLPLCSAVVCNSENTLQELRAHAGWAVRGATSVCRLADVPDTGIAAATVSEREDIHDLVKRTYALFVSTLIPRKNHRLLLLAWQRLWSRFGERTPWLLLAGDGAPDAATAQLLAQPQSFGHRVMRLTGVSDGDLEVLYRHAWLTVYPSLGEGYGLPVAEALARGKVCLATTCGGLAEIAPDLVDVIDAHDPEMLAGKLASYIDRPESLTQREDAIRAKYRATRWSDTARCVRGMLERTVATVAPR
- a CDS encoding MFS transporter, with the translated sequence MATQDLAANAPATAPAASDETERPATRLRWAIAFVLFLAVLSAFFDRISVAVLFTNTDFQNAMGTGFNPTLLGLLMTAFVFAYGCSGLLLSFIGDVYGLRRTLAAGSAAWGVVMAVMAAVSSFPLMLGCRIFLGIAEGPQFSITNSLVKRWFPRREQARASSIWMVGSPLGSAIGFPLMIYLETTYGWRSAFVFLAVLNLIVILPLVLLFVRDQPPGGPVSVQADAGKQSSYLSQVGLFCRDWRFWMLVIFNSAALVYLWGLNSWLPTYLIKARGFDPRQTSLFSFLPFFAMFLGEVLAAILSDKLGRRALICFGGLFLAGACMFAVSAVPDARTAAMLIAVSAFFWGCSLPPLFALSLQILPARAVASGVGVFNGIGNIVGAFSPLVMGALIARTGSFDAGLMVLVGATTLGSFVMLPLARRF
- a CDS encoding NAD-dependent epimerase/dehydratase family protein — protein: MTFRVLIIGGTGQVGDAVVRALVAEPSCAEVVMVNRRTVPSNANSCVRQVILDTADAQFSTEVAKVALSLVAQGDPVYGASCVGVGQGSMKWEELKALEIGVVGGFARGCHAGGVRRFSLLSAVGSSAGSRIRYVRVMGMKEEAVSGIGFQRLAIFRPGIIAGNAHTPAYVAWLGRLVPGRFGAIEQDDIGRAFAAEFMNSGAPNGTFYLENDAMRQMSRALSNRV
- a CDS encoding flavin reductase family protein; the protein is MSFTDRQFRNALGKFATGVAVVTANVDDTLLGSTVSSFNSVSLAPPLVLFSLANNAQTFALWQKATHFGVTILAEHETELSNRFAKGGAEKWTGLAPQRNAHGVPLLRGGLCTFECETYARHEGGDHEIIVGRVTAFTENDAHPLVFHGGRYRQLHADRSIAAPPESDPWLHGW